Proteins from one Parvibaculum lavamentivorans DS-1 genomic window:
- a CDS encoding universal stress protein, translating into MSTKGGSGSLSGLKSILIATDLSTRSDKAVSRGLALAAAYGATVRVVHVVDDDQPASLVEDEASRAADLIEEYVAPIAKEFGLTPDIDIWRGLPSVAIQTLVDQLAPDLLVLGAHRRQFLRDVFIGTTVERVIRSCGRPVLMVNLAPEIPYRKAMAAVDLSQHSIDALEFASRISFLGCEKLSVVHAFLPLADGLMRYADVEMNKIEEYVVSVADEAHAAVLHMLLAGDWAGRKPDVIVEEGPAADVIKSQVARVKPELVILGTRGLSSLKQTLIGSVANAVLRDVECDLLAVPAPR; encoded by the coding sequence ATGTCGACCAAGGGTGGAAGCGGAAGTTTGTCTGGCTTGAAGAGCATCCTGATTGCGACCGATCTTTCCACGCGATCGGACAAGGCTGTCTCGCGGGGGCTCGCACTGGCGGCAGCCTATGGCGCCACCGTTCGCGTGGTGCACGTTGTCGATGACGATCAGCCGGCGTCTCTGGTGGAAGATGAAGCCTCGCGGGCTGCGGACCTCATCGAGGAATATGTAGCACCCATTGCGAAGGAATTTGGGCTGACCCCCGACATCGACATATGGAGGGGGCTTCCTTCCGTCGCCATTCAAACCCTTGTGGATCAGCTCGCCCCGGATCTCCTGGTGCTGGGGGCTCACCGGCGGCAGTTCTTGCGAGATGTATTTATCGGAACCACGGTCGAGCGTGTTATTCGCTCATGCGGGCGCCCAGTCCTGATGGTCAATCTGGCGCCGGAGATTCCATACCGAAAAGCAATGGCGGCTGTGGACCTCTCGCAGCATTCGATTGATGCACTTGAGTTCGCGTCGCGAATTTCATTTCTCGGTTGCGAAAAGCTCTCCGTGGTTCACGCGTTCTTGCCGCTTGCAGATGGTTTGATGCGATATGCCGACGTCGAAATGAACAAGATCGAGGAATATGTGGTTTCCGTCGCGGATGAGGCTCATGCGGCAGTGCTTCATATGTTGTTGGCCGGAGACTGGGCGGGAAGGAAGCCGGATGTGATCGTCGAGGAGGGCCCTGCTGCGGATGTTATCAAGTCGCAGGTGGCGAGGGTGAAGCCGGAGCTTGTGATATTGGGGACGCGCGGTCTTTCGAGTCTGAAGCAGACGTTGATCGGCAGTGTTGCCAATGCCGTGCTGCGCGATGTCGAATGTGATTTGCTGGCGGTCCCGGCACCGAGATAG
- a CDS encoding outer membrane protein assembly factor BamE — MTPSRPRRTARLVLAAACLSLAAAALPGCSPIVEDRGYIFDPADLEKLQTGASKEQVRSVMGSPSTVSTVDGEAWYYISSKFETVAFYRPQEVERTVAAVYFDETQSVQQIAYYGLEDGQIVDFVDRKTPTRGKELTILGQLFGNLGRFNTPAPADAPATGNPTGRR, encoded by the coding sequence ATGACACCGTCCCGCCCTCGCCGCACCGCCCGGCTAGTATTGGCTGCAGCCTGCCTTTCGCTGGCCGCCGCCGCACTGCCGGGGTGCTCTCCGATAGTGGAAGACCGGGGTTATATCTTCGACCCGGCCGACCTGGAGAAACTGCAGACCGGCGCGTCAAAGGAACAGGTCCGGAGCGTCATGGGTTCGCCCTCCACCGTCTCCACCGTGGATGGCGAAGCTTGGTACTACATCTCCAGCAAATTCGAAACCGTCGCCTTCTACCGCCCGCAGGAAGTCGAACGGACCGTGGCTGCTGTTTATTTCGATGAAACGCAGAGTGTCCAGCAGATCGCCTATTACGGATTGGAAGATGGGCAGATCGTGGACTTCGTCGACCGGAAAACGCCCACACGCGGAAAAGAACTTACAATTCTCGGCCAACTCTTCGGTAACTTGGGCCGGTTCAACACACCCGCACCCGCAGACGCACCGGCAACAGGGAATCCCACGGGGCGCAGGTAA
- a CDS encoding ubiquinol-cytochrome C chaperone family protein, whose translation MIWRNIFGRSPRDETPYALYAGLVAQARSPQFYLHMNVPDTAEGRFEMVALHAFLVLRKLRSGGEEGKALGQKVFDILFDDMDQTLREMGVGDLSVGKKIKALASSFYGRIQAYEEGLGEAAGERLRDALRRNLYGGLQVRDEQVSSMEDYVRRADRALLDQPIDDVMAGRAVFASPPDVTSIEADLTEGELR comes from the coding sequence ATGATATGGAGAAATATTTTTGGCCGTTCTCCGCGGGACGAGACGCCCTATGCGTTGTATGCGGGGCTGGTGGCCCAGGCGCGCTCACCGCAATTCTATCTCCACATGAATGTGCCGGACACAGCGGAGGGACGATTCGAGATGGTGGCGCTTCATGCCTTCCTGGTGCTCCGGAAGCTCAGGTCCGGCGGCGAGGAAGGCAAGGCGCTTGGCCAGAAGGTCTTCGACATTCTGTTCGATGACATGGACCAGACGCTGAGGGAAATGGGGGTCGGCGATCTCTCCGTCGGCAAGAAGATCAAGGCGTTGGCCTCCTCATTTTACGGTCGTATTCAGGCCTATGAAGAGGGGCTTGGCGAGGCTGCGGGGGAGCGTTTGAGGGATGCCTTGAGGCGCAATTTATACGGCGGCTTGCAGGTCCGAGACGAGCAGGTGAGTTCGATGGAGGACTATGTCCGCCGCGCCGATCGCGCTCTGCTCGATCAGCCGATTGACGATGTCATGGCGGGACGCGCCGTATTCGCATCTCCGCCGGATGTGACATCCATCGAAGCGGATTTGACGGAAGGAGAGCTGCGATGA
- a CDS encoding YceD family protein codes for MTLPDTEFSQIVTANEVPPNGTEIKFVADVAALKALAQRYDVLEVTRLAGTGRVRPYRKAGLTLECAFEAEVIQACVVTLDPVRQSIAASFTQRYLPAHMIEPEALEPGIGAEVTIDIEAEDAPEPMTGNAIDVGEAVAEQLALAIDPYPRKQGVAFEAPPEGEEDASEIRPNPFAALEKLKKNY; via the coding sequence ATGACTCTCCCGGATACCGAATTCAGCCAGATTGTGACAGCCAATGAGGTGCCGCCTAACGGGACCGAGATCAAGTTCGTGGCGGATGTGGCTGCACTCAAGGCATTGGCGCAGCGTTACGATGTGCTTGAGGTGACGCGCCTGGCGGGCACGGGGCGGGTGCGGCCTTATCGGAAAGCGGGGCTGACGCTCGAATGCGCCTTTGAGGCGGAGGTGATACAGGCTTGTGTCGTGACGCTGGACCCCGTTAGACAATCGATCGCGGCATCGTTCACGCAGCGTTATTTGCCGGCTCATATGATCGAACCGGAGGCCTTGGAGCCCGGCATCGGCGCGGAAGTTACCATCGACATCGAGGCCGAGGATGCACCAGAGCCGATGACCGGCAATGCAATCGATGTTGGGGAGGCAGTGGCGGAGCAGTTGGCGCTGGCCATCGACCCTTATCCCCGGAAGCAGGGCGTTGCCTTCGAAGCGCCGCCTGAAGGGGAGGAAGACGCTTCGGAAATCCGCCCCAACCCGTTTGCGGCGTTGGAAAAACTCAAGAAAAATTATTGA
- the plsX gene encoding phosphate acyltransferase PlsX — protein MTRGLTIALDGMGGDHGPETVIGGADIASVRHPDIRFLIYGDETKIRPFLEKHPRVLSVSEIIHTDVSVSMEDKPSQALRRGRKTSSMWLAIDAVKAGEAQAAVSAGNTGALMAMAKVILRMMPNVERPALAALWPTARGESVMLDLGATVGADGYQLVQFAAMGEAFARVVFNIEQPTVGLLNIGEEEVKGTEGVKLAAQMLREADLPIRFHGFVEGDDIAKGTVDVVVTDGYTGNIALKTAEGMVRLVVDYLRAAMRSSLLSRLGYLLAYGAFRALAKKLDPRASNGAVFLGLNGLVVKSHGGTDAIGFAAAIDVAVDVASADLLSKIVTDLDRLSGLTTSMAGRKQNSDIAESEAVLS, from the coding sequence GTGACGCGAGGACTAACAATAGCGTTGGATGGAATGGGAGGCGATCACGGTCCTGAAACCGTGATCGGCGGAGCGGATATTGCGTCGGTCCGCCATCCCGATATTCGCTTTCTCATCTACGGCGATGAAACGAAAATTCGTCCATTTCTCGAAAAGCATCCACGGGTTCTGTCTGTCAGTGAAATTATTCACACTGACGTTTCCGTTTCGATGGAGGATAAGCCGAGCCAGGCGCTGCGGCGCGGCCGCAAGACGAGCAGCATGTGGCTTGCCATCGATGCTGTGAAGGCAGGCGAAGCCCAGGCGGCGGTTTCGGCCGGCAATACAGGCGCTCTGATGGCCATGGCCAAAGTTATCCTCCGTATGATGCCGAATGTGGAGCGCCCGGCGCTTGCCGCGCTCTGGCCCACGGCGCGGGGGGAGAGTGTCATGCTCGATCTCGGCGCGACTGTCGGCGCGGATGGGTACCAGCTTGTCCAATTCGCGGCGATGGGCGAGGCGTTCGCCAGGGTAGTCTTCAATATCGAGCAGCCGACCGTCGGGTTGCTGAATATCGGAGAGGAAGAGGTCAAGGGCACAGAGGGCGTGAAGCTCGCGGCCCAGATGTTGCGCGAGGCCGACCTGCCGATCCGTTTTCATGGCTTCGTCGAAGGCGATGACATTGCCAAGGGAACGGTCGATGTGGTTGTGACCGACGGCTACACCGGGAATATCGCGCTTAAGACGGCGGAAGGCATGGTCCGGCTGGTCGTCGACTATCTGCGTGCCGCGATGCGGAGTTCGCTCCTGTCCCGGCTCGGCTATTTGCTGGCATATGGCGCCTTTCGGGCGCTGGCGAAGAAGCTGGACCCAAGGGCGTCCAACGGCGCGGTTTTTCTCGGCCTTAACGGTCTTGTCGTGAAAAGCCATGGCGGAACAGATGCAATCGGCTTCGCTGCCGCGATCGATGTGGCGGTGGATGTCGCTTCCGCCGATCTCCTGAGCAAGATCGTCACCGATCTCGACCGGCTGAGCGGTTTGACCACCTCGATGGCGGGCCGGAAGCAGAATTCAGACATAGCGGAATCCGAGGCAGTGCTGTCGTGA
- a CDS encoding beta-ketoacyl-ACP synthase III encodes MSVTRTVVVGVGSYLPARIMTNEDISKVVDTTDEWIVERTGIHQRHIAADDEMTSHLAIAAARKAIEHAGIDTQEIDTIILATTTPDQTFPATAATVQAELGLHHGAAFDIQAVCSGFVYALTIADTFIKTGQSKTALVIGAETFSRLLDWTDRTTCVLFGDGAGAVVVKGMEGEGNNSDQGILTAHLHSDGRYRDKLYVDGGPSSTQSTGHVRMEGREVFRHAVVNIAEAINESLEATGLSADDIDWFVPHQANKRILDGTAKRIGLPPEKVVLTVADQGNTSAASVPLALDAAVKDGRIKRGQLVLLEAMGGGFTWGSLLFRF; translated from the coding sequence GTGAGTGTTACCAGAACCGTAGTCGTCGGCGTGGGCAGCTATTTGCCGGCGCGGATCATGACGAACGAGGACATTTCCAAGGTCGTCGATACGACGGATGAGTGGATTGTCGAGAGAACGGGCATTCACCAGCGGCATATCGCGGCCGATGACGAAATGACGTCCCATCTGGCAATTGCCGCGGCCCGCAAGGCTATCGAACACGCGGGAATCGACACCCAGGAGATCGATACGATCATTCTGGCGACGACGACGCCCGACCAGACATTTCCGGCAACCGCGGCCACGGTGCAAGCGGAGCTGGGGCTCCATCATGGGGCGGCATTCGATATCCAGGCGGTGTGTTCGGGCTTCGTCTATGCGCTGACAATCGCGGATACATTCATAAAAACAGGCCAGTCGAAGACGGCGCTGGTTATCGGCGCGGAGACCTTTTCCCGGCTGCTCGACTGGACCGACCGGACGACATGCGTGCTTTTCGGCGATGGCGCCGGCGCCGTGGTGGTGAAGGGCATGGAGGGCGAGGGAAACAACTCGGATCAGGGTATCCTGACCGCGCATCTCCATTCGGACGGTCGCTACCGGGACAAGCTCTATGTGGATGGCGGACCATCATCGACGCAGTCCACGGGGCATGTGCGGATGGAAGGGCGCGAAGTTTTCCGCCATGCGGTGGTCAATATCGCCGAGGCGATCAATGAATCGCTTGAGGCGACGGGGCTGTCGGCGGACGATATAGACTGGTTCGTCCCTCACCAGGCGAACAAGCGCATTCTCGATGGCACGGCAAAAAGGATAGGTTTGCCGCCGGAAAAGGTGGTGCTGACGGTGGCCGACCAGGGCAATACGTCGGCGGCATCCGTTCCGCTGGCGCTGGATGCGGCGGTGAAGGATGGACGAATCAAGCGGGGCCAGCTTGTCTTGCTTGAGGCGATGGGCGGCGGTTTCACCTGGGGTTCGCTGCTCTTCCGATTCTAG
- a CDS encoding integration host factor subunit alpha, with amino-acid sequence MGETVTRAQLSEAVYQEVGLSRNESAELVELVLAEISDCLARGDTVKLSSFGSFSVRKKGGRMGRNPKTGEEVPIKPRRVLVFRPSHVLKERINGSSGGASAAAD; translated from the coding sequence ATGGGGGAAACAGTCACGCGGGCGCAACTCAGCGAGGCCGTCTATCAGGAGGTCGGACTGTCGCGCAACGAGTCGGCGGAACTCGTCGAGCTGGTGCTTGCAGAGATTTCCGATTGCCTGGCCAGAGGCGATACCGTGAAATTGTCTTCGTTCGGATCGTTTTCCGTTCGCAAAAAGGGCGGACGGATGGGCCGGAATCCGAAGACGGGCGAAGAAGTTCCGATCAAGCCGCGGCGGGTGCTGGTTTTCCGGCCGAGCCATGTGCTGAAGGAACGGATCAACGGCTCGTCGGGCGGCGCATCGGCGGCCGCAGACTAG
- a CDS encoding MerR family transcriptional regulator, whose translation MSTQKSPDAFRTISEVATELDVPQHVLRFWESKFNQIRPLKRGGGRRYYRPEDVDLLRGVRTLLYNDGYTIKGVQKVFREQGVKFVAETGRGTVDTSLAELAREAVQRGEQEEREEPGKPIGMSGRKRLEELLEDLVSLKDEIDETLWESEEEEG comes from the coding sequence TTGTCTACACAAAAGTCACCGGATGCGTTTCGGACCATCAGCGAGGTTGCGACCGAGCTGGATGTGCCGCAGCACGTGCTGCGCTTCTGGGAGAGCAAGTTCAACCAGATCAGGCCGCTGAAGCGCGGTGGCGGGCGGCGCTATTACCGGCCCGAGGATGTGGACCTGCTGAGGGGCGTCCGGACGCTGCTCTACAATGACGGCTACACGATCAAGGGCGTCCAGAAAGTCTTTCGGGAACAAGGCGTTAAGTTCGTCGCGGAGACCGGCAGGGGCACTGTCGACACGTCGCTCGCGGAGCTGGCGCGCGAGGCCGTGCAGCGCGGCGAGCAGGAAGAACGGGAAGAGCCCGGAAAACCTATCGGAATGAGCGGCCGCAAGCGGCTGGAAGAGCTGCTGGAAGACCTGGTGTCGCTGAAGGACGAGATCGACGAGACGCTCTGGGAGAGCGAAGAGGAGGAAGGCTGA
- a CDS encoding DUF2842 domain-containing protein, with protein sequence MAYEKPVPRTARDIPMRLGIRTRKLIGTIVLLTFLVLYSFLVMTIAVSGHLPENGLVQFLYYITAGVIWAFPAKYLITWMVRPDEA encoded by the coding sequence ATGGCTTATGAGAAGCCGGTCCCTCGAACCGCACGAGATATCCCCATGCGCCTCGGCATCCGCACTCGCAAGCTCATCGGCACGATCGTGCTGCTGACCTTCCTCGTGCTCTATTCGTTTCTGGTGATGACGATCGCGGTCAGCGGGCACCTGCCGGAGAATGGCCTGGTGCAATTTCTCTACTACATCACCGCAGGTGTGATTTGGGCGTTCCCCGCCAAATATCTCATCACCTGGATGGTCCGTCCGGACGAAGCGTAG
- a CDS encoding COX15/CtaA family protein, protein MNILPRINAIEKTDANHHAIAWWLIGVAALVFIMVVVGGLTRLTESGLSITEWKPVTGALPPMTEEHWQEEFDLYRQIPQYQLVNKGMSLDEFKTIYWWEWSHRFLGRLIGLAFFVPFVFFVVTRRVERALVPRLIFLFVLGGMQGVLGWWMVMSGLTDRTEVSQYRLAAHLGLATLIFGALIWTALDLLNGKSTRLLTGLAKAAAAILALIFLQTILGAFVAGIRAGLIYNTWPLMAGAFIPDGLFAMTPVWHNFFESHLTVQFQHRMTAYLLLLCVVWHWWAARKTAAAPSAGWLAVATFAQACIGIWTVLWVVPIPLGAAHQAGAMVVFGVAVWHVHRLAK, encoded by the coding sequence ATGAATATTCTTCCCCGGATCAATGCCATCGAAAAGACCGACGCGAACCATCACGCGATTGCATGGTGGCTGATCGGCGTCGCGGCGCTGGTCTTCATCATGGTGGTGGTGGGGGGGCTCACGCGGCTCACCGAAAGCGGCTTGTCGATCACCGAATGGAAGCCGGTGACGGGTGCGCTGCCGCCGATGACGGAAGAGCACTGGCAGGAGGAGTTCGACCTCTACCGGCAGATCCCGCAATACCAGCTCGTCAACAAGGGCATGTCGCTCGACGAGTTCAAGACGATCTACTGGTGGGAGTGGAGCCACCGCTTTCTCGGAAGGCTGATCGGGCTTGCGTTTTTCGTGCCGTTCGTTTTTTTTGTCGTGACGCGGCGCGTTGAGCGGGCGCTGGTGCCGCGGCTGATTTTCCTGTTCGTGCTGGGCGGCATGCAGGGCGTGCTCGGCTGGTGGATGGTGATGAGCGGGCTCACCGACCGGACGGAGGTGAGCCAGTACCGGCTGGCGGCGCATCTCGGTCTTGCGACGCTGATCTTCGGGGCGCTGATCTGGACGGCGCTCGATCTGCTGAACGGCAAGAGCACGCGGCTGTTGACGGGCCTGGCGAAAGCGGCGGCGGCGATCCTTGCGTTGATCTTCCTGCAGACGATCCTCGGCGCGTTTGTCGCCGGCATAAGGGCGGGGCTGATCTACAACACCTGGCCGCTGATGGCGGGGGCGTTCATTCCCGACGGGCTCTTCGCGATGACGCCCGTCTGGCATAATTTTTTCGAGAGCCATCTCACGGTGCAGTTCCAGCACCGGATGACGGCTTACCTGCTTTTGCTCTGCGTCGTGTGGCACTGGTGGGCGGCGCGCAAGACGGCAGCGGCTCCGAGCGCGGGGTGGCTTGCGGTTGCGACTTTCGCGCAGGCCTGCATCGGCATCTGGACGGTGCTCTGGGTGGTGCCGATCCCGCTTGGCGCGGCGCATCAGGCGGGGGCGATGGTGGTGTTCGGCGTTGCCGTGTGGCATGTGCACCGGCTGGCGAAGTAA
- the darT gene encoding type II toxin-antitoxin system toxin DNA ADP-ribosyl transferase DarT, whose protein sequence is MAIPAQPKIYHIVHVQNLASIVTDGHLWSDATMVNRPPGGTVIGMGGIKLRRLRLPVTCHQGTHVGDFVPFYFCSRSIMLYVLHCANHAELTYRGGQQPIVHLEADLYRSVRWAEENGSRWAFSLSNAGAAYTQFRSKREQLSEVNWEAVRATDFRPADVKEGKQAEFLVERSFPWHLVERVGVHSQAVVDQVSTAMRGVRHRPQIEIRKDWYF, encoded by the coding sequence ATGGCCATCCCTGCACAGCCGAAGATTTACCACATTGTGCACGTCCAAAATCTCGCGTCGATCGTGACGGATGGCCATTTGTGGTCAGACGCGACCATGGTCAATCGACCACCTGGAGGAACAGTGATCGGAATGGGTGGCATAAAGCTGCGGCGATTGCGTCTTCCCGTGACGTGCCACCAGGGAACACATGTTGGCGACTTTGTCCCGTTCTATTTCTGTTCTAGATCAATTATGCTGTACGTGCTTCATTGCGCGAACCATGCGGAACTAACTTATCGAGGTGGGCAGCAGCCCATTGTTCATCTGGAAGCAGACCTTTACCGGTCCGTTCGATGGGCAGAAGAAAATGGGTCACGTTGGGCATTTTCTCTCTCGAACGCGGGTGCTGCCTATACACAGTTTCGTTCAAAGAGAGAACAACTAAGCGAAGTCAACTGGGAGGCTGTGAGAGCTACCGATTTTCGACCAGCGGACGTCAAAGAGGGTAAGCAGGCAGAATTTTTGGTTGAACGCTCCTTCCCGTGGCATCTGGTAGAGCGTGTTGGAGTTCACTCGCAAGCTGTTGTGGATCAAGTGTCTACCGCAATGCGGGGTGTGCGACATCGGCCTCAGATCGAAATCAGGAAGGACTGGTACTTTTGA
- the darG gene encoding type II toxin-antitoxin system antitoxin DNA ADP-ribosyl glycohydrolase DarG: MGHAVIEFRTGDILDADVEALVNTVNCVGIMGRGIALQFKNAFPENFKAYKAACDCQEVQPGKMFVFETHKFTGPRFVINFPTKRHWRGKSRMEDIDSGLKALVGEIRQRGIRSIAVPPLGSGLGGLVWADVRPRIKAALQDIEGLKVIVFEPSAAVVTTKSREIPKMTAGRAALVVLMYRYLGGLMDPFVTLLEIHKLLYFMQEAGESLRLKYAKAPYGPYAENLRHVLSAVEGHLVSGYADGGDTPDKQIELVPGAVQDAEAYLDHNTDTISRFDRVGKLVEGFETPFGLELLATVHWVVTRENASSAEEAAEKVYAWSDRKKRFTPRQIAIAFDTLRSKGWA; encoded by the coding sequence ATGGGGCATGCCGTGATCGAGTTTAGAACTGGCGACATTCTGGACGCGGATGTGGAAGCGCTCGTGAATACAGTTAACTGTGTGGGTATCATGGGGCGCGGTATTGCGCTTCAGTTCAAGAATGCTTTTCCCGAAAATTTCAAAGCTTATAAGGCTGCATGTGATTGTCAGGAAGTGCAGCCCGGCAAAATGTTTGTATTTGAAACTCACAAGTTTACTGGCCCTAGGTTTGTCATCAATTTTCCGACCAAGCGTCATTGGCGTGGCAAAAGCCGTATGGAAGACATTGACTCCGGGCTCAAGGCACTCGTAGGAGAAATCCGCCAACGTGGCATTCGATCAATTGCTGTTCCGCCGTTGGGGAGTGGGCTCGGTGGTTTGGTTTGGGCTGACGTGCGTCCACGAATTAAGGCAGCTTTACAAGATATTGAAGGGCTCAAAGTGATTGTTTTTGAGCCTAGTGCTGCAGTTGTTACGACGAAGTCCCGGGAAATACCAAAAATGACAGCAGGGCGTGCTGCTCTTGTTGTGTTGATGTATCGGTATCTGGGAGGGCTGATGGACCCTTTCGTAACGCTGCTTGAAATCCACAAGCTTCTGTATTTTATGCAAGAAGCCGGTGAATCTTTGCGTTTGAAGTATGCGAAAGCACCATATGGTCCTTACGCAGAAAATTTACGACATGTGCTCAGTGCAGTGGAGGGGCATCTGGTGTCCGGCTATGCAGATGGCGGTGACACGCCAGATAAACAAATCGAATTAGTGCCCGGTGCGGTCCAAGATGCCGAGGCTTATCTTGATCACAACACGGATACTATTAGTCGTTTTGATCGTGTTGGGAAACTTGTTGAGGGATTTGAAACACCGTTCGGACTCGAACTTCTGGCGACTGTTCATTGGGTTGTTACGCGCGAAAATGCTTCCTCTGCTGAAGAAGCCGCTGAAAAAGTATACGCATGGAGTGATCGTAAGAAACGCTTCACGCCTCGTCAGATAGCTATCGCTTTTGATACGCTACGCTCGAAGGGCTGGGCTTGA
- a CDS encoding glutathione S-transferase family protein, translating into MPLTLYAHPFSSYCQKVLMALWENDTPFAYRHLEEPGASEELAKLWPIAKFPVLVDGDRTIAETSIIIEYLDRQHPGQVRFLPEDPAAALEVRLLDRFFDQYVMNAAQVAVNEALRQTPDRLQEAKENTARALETAYAWLEKRLDGREWAAGDNFSLADCAAAPSLFYGDWIHRIGDAYPRLRAYRTRLLARPSFARAVEEGRKYRSYFPLGAPDRD; encoded by the coding sequence ATGCCGTTGACGCTCTATGCCCACCCTTTCTCCTCCTACTGCCAGAAGGTGCTCATGGCACTGTGGGAAAACGATACGCCCTTCGCCTACCGGCACCTTGAAGAGCCGGGCGCAAGCGAGGAACTGGCGAAGCTCTGGCCGATCGCGAAGTTCCCCGTGCTGGTCGATGGAGACCGCACCATCGCCGAGACCAGCATCATCATCGAATATCTGGACCGGCAGCATCCGGGACAAGTCCGCTTCCTGCCGGAAGATCCCGCCGCCGCATTGGAAGTGCGCCTGCTCGACCGCTTCTTCGATCAATACGTCATGAATGCCGCGCAGGTGGCGGTGAACGAAGCGCTTCGCCAGACGCCTGATCGCTTGCAGGAGGCAAAGGAGAACACGGCAAGGGCACTCGAAACGGCCTATGCCTGGCTGGAAAAGCGGCTGGACGGACGCGAATGGGCCGCCGGCGACAATTTCTCGCTCGCCGATTGCGCCGCAGCCCCCTCCCTCTTCTACGGCGACTGGATACACCGGATCGGCGATGCCTATCCCCGGCTCCGCGCCTACCGCACGCGCCTGCTGGCCCGCCCCTCCTTCGCACGCGCCGTGGAAGAAGGCCGCAAATACCGCTCCTACTTCCCGCTTGGCGCACCGGACCGGGATTAA
- a CDS encoding SRPBCC family protein: MSDPSKNSAWRDWPLDREIVLARVIDAPRNIVYAAWTAPEQIQAWFGPDGMAIETREIGLKPGGLWRFDMVAPDGTRYSNRMIFLRMEAPALIEVEHGSDQDDDPGKFRMLVTFDEQSNGKTVITLRQMHPSKAQRNEKIGFGAVEYGGQTLDKLALHIAKLGSK; encoded by the coding sequence ATGAGCGACCCATCGAAGAATTCGGCCTGGCGTGACTGGCCGCTCGATCGCGAAATCGTTCTGGCGCGTGTCATCGACGCCCCCCGGAATATCGTCTACGCCGCCTGGACGGCCCCGGAGCAGATACAGGCATGGTTCGGGCCCGACGGCATGGCAATCGAAACCCGGGAGATCGGCCTCAAGCCGGGCGGCCTCTGGCGCTTCGACATGGTCGCGCCCGATGGCACGCGTTACAGCAACCGGATGATCTTCCTCCGCATGGAAGCGCCCGCCCTCATCGAGGTCGAGCACGGTTCGGATCAGGATGACGATCCCGGCAAATTCCGAATGCTCGTCACCTTCGATGAACAGAGCAACGGCAAGACCGTCATCACGCTCCGGCAGATGCATCCTTCCAAAGCGCAACGCAACGAGAAGATCGGCTTCGGCGCCGTCGAATATGGCGGCCAGACGCTGGACAAACTCGCCCTTCACATCGCGAAACTCGGGAGCAAATGA
- a CDS encoding ArsR/SmtB family transcription factor, translating to MAKFLTDLDRTFSALADPTRRAIVSRLCDGPKSVSELAEPFEIALPSLLKHVRVLEQSGLVRSEKIGRVRTCSIEPRALQATEAWLQQHISGWQKRLDRMEAHIERMMRKK from the coding sequence ATGGCTAAGTTTTTAACCGACCTCGACAGAACCTTCTCCGCACTCGCGGACCCGACCCGCCGCGCCATCGTCAGCCGCTTGTGCGACGGGCCGAAATCCGTCAGCGAGCTTGCCGAGCCGTTCGAGATCGCGCTCCCCTCGCTGCTCAAGCATGTGCGGGTTCTCGAGCAGAGCGGCCTCGTCAGATCGGAGAAAATCGGACGCGTCCGAACCTGCAGCATCGAGCCGCGCGCCCTTCAGGCGACAGAGGCCTGGCTGCAGCAGCACATTTCCGGCTGGCAGAAGCGCCTCGATCGCATGGAAGCGCATATCGAACGCATGATGAGAAAGAAGTGA